A region from the Algoriphagus machipongonensis genome encodes:
- the nrfD gene encoding NrfD/PsrC family molybdoenzyme membrane anchor subunit, producing the protein MQVTSSVREPLVTGGKTYHDVTHDVSRQVEGKPTLLWFLAFLTAVGTLAIGLIAVTATVWEGIGMWGLNKTIGWAWDITNFVWWVGIGHAGTLISAVLLLFRQKWRTSINRAAEAMTIFAVICAAMFPVLHMGRPWLGAYWALPLPNTFGSLWVNFNSPLLWDVFAISTYFSVSLVFWYIGLIPDFATIRDRATGLRKVIYGALSFGWDGAAKTWMRYESVSLILAGLATPLVLSVHTIVSFDFATSVIPGWHTTIFPPYFVAGAIFSGFAMVLTLMIITRKVFKLEDYITMTHIELMNIVIIITGSIVGIAYITEFFIAWYSGVEAEQYAFINRATGPYWWAYWSMMTCNVISPQLFWVKKIRTSIIATFALSIVVNIGMWFERFVIIVTSLHRDYLPSSWAMFYPSITDVGVYLFTFGLFFTLFFLFAKFFPVINMAEVKSVLKSTSEKVRK; encoded by the coding sequence ATGCAGGTTACTTCATCCGTACGTGAGCCGTTAGTTACCGGAGGTAAAACCTACCACGATGTGACACATGATGTGTCCCGTCAAGTAGAAGGAAAGCCAACATTACTTTGGTTCCTAGCCTTTTTAACAGCCGTCGGTACTTTGGCTATAGGATTAATTGCCGTGACTGCCACCGTCTGGGAAGGCATTGGAATGTGGGGGTTGAACAAGACCATTGGTTGGGCTTGGGATATCACCAACTTTGTTTGGTGGGTTGGTATTGGTCACGCAGGTACATTGATTTCAGCAGTATTGCTATTGTTTAGACAGAAGTGGAGAACTTCTATTAACAGAGCGGCTGAAGCGATGACAATTTTTGCGGTTATTTGTGCTGCGATGTTCCCGGTTCTTCACATGGGTAGACCATGGTTAGGAGCTTATTGGGCACTTCCGCTTCCAAACACATTTGGTTCGCTTTGGGTAAACTTTAACTCCCCACTTCTTTGGGATGTGTTTGCCATCTCTACTTATTTCTCTGTTTCCTTAGTGTTCTGGTACATTGGGTTGATTCCTGATTTCGCCACGATTAGAGATAGAGCGACAGGTTTGAGAAAAGTTATTTATGGAGCACTTTCTTTTGGATGGGATGGAGCTGCAAAAACTTGGATGAGATATGAATCTGTTTCCTTGATTTTGGCAGGCCTTGCAACACCTTTGGTACTATCGGTTCACACGATTGTATCCTTTGACTTTGCAACTTCCGTGATACCAGGATGGCACACCACGATTTTCCCTCCGTACTTCGTTGCTGGAGCGATTTTCTCAGGATTTGCCATGGTATTGACCCTGATGATCATCACTAGAAAGGTATTTAAGTTAGAAGACTATATCACGATGACTCATATCGAGTTGATGAATATTGTAATTATCATCACTGGATCTATCGTAGGTATCGCCTATATCACTGAATTCTTTATAGCCTGGTATTCTGGAGTTGAAGCAGAGCAATATGCATTCATCAACCGTGCTACTGGTCCTTACTGGTGGGCATATTGGTCAATGATGACATGTAATGTGATCTCTCCTCAATTGTTCTGGGTGAAGAAAATCAGAACATCAATCATTGCCACTTTCGCCTTGTCGATTGTAGTAAATATCGGTATGTGGTTTGAGCGTTTCGTGATTATCGTAACCTCGCTACACAGAGATTATCTTCCATCTTCTTGGGCGATGTTCTACCCATCGATTACTGATGTTGGGGTTTATTTATTCACATTTGGATTGTTCTTTACTTTATTCTTCTTGTTTGCCAAATTCTTCCCGGTAATCAACATGGCTGAAGTAAAATCAGTATTGAAGTCTACATCTGAAAAAGTTCGTAAATAA
- a CDS encoding DUF3341 domain-containing protein, translating into MERDKNFILGVYDDEDVLLHAVSEVRTSGVKIHEVFTPYPVHGLEDVLGYKRSRLPIAAFLFGLLGTTLALTMQLYMMRFDWPMIIGGKDNAAIPDFIPVTFELTVLLAAFGMVGVFMISSNLKPWAQPRIFDLRSTDDKHIMAIDIANNTSLEVVKIQEILKSSGATEVNNKSFE; encoded by the coding sequence ATGGAAAGAGATAAGAATTTTATTTTAGGAGTTTACGACGATGAAGACGTATTACTCCATGCCGTATCCGAAGTTAGAACGAGCGGAGTAAAGATTCATGAGGTATTTACTCCCTACCCAGTTCATGGTTTGGAGGATGTCCTAGGTTACAAGAGAAGTCGTTTACCAATTGCTGCATTCCTTTTCGGATTGCTTGGTACTACTTTGGCTTTGACCATGCAGCTATACATGATGCGTTTTGACTGGCCAATGATTATTGGTGGTAAAGACAATGCAGCAATCCCTGATTTTATTCCAGTTACCTTCGAATTGACAGTTTTACTGGCAGCATTCGGAATGGTTGGAGTATTTATGATCAGTTCAAATCTGAAACCATGGGCTCAACCAAGGATTTTTGATTTGAGAAGTACGGATGATAAGCATATCATGGCAATTGATATTGCAAACAATACAAGTTTAGAAGTAGTTAAAATTCAGGAGATTCTTAAATCATCTGGAGCTACAGAGGTAAATAATAAAAGTTTTGAATAG
- a CDS encoding c-type cytochrome, which yields MKIAKALSLLGVAVAGLTLFSCRADGDFQGLEYAPQMYHSVAYEPLTQIKDESRGEWLSNREDEKGEFFNSNIYNPHAMNMREPVAGTVPRNKGGYLPYRYKAFEVEIAGENVTNPVELTDEVLKDGERLFIQYCSPCHGKKGQGDGKVGEIIGGVANLTGGAYINLSEGHIFHVITKGKGRMGSHASQISPERRWEIVHYVKQVIQKQ from the coding sequence ATGAAGATTGCTAAAGCACTAAGTTTATTAGGGGTGGCAGTAGCTGGACTTACACTTTTCAGCTGTAGAGCTGATGGTGATTTCCAAGGCTTAGAATATGCCCCACAGATGTATCACTCTGTAGCTTATGAGCCATTAACTCAGATCAAAGATGAGTCTAGAGGAGAATGGTTATCAAACAGAGAAGATGAAAAAGGAGAGTTCTTCAACAGTAACATATACAACCCTCATGCGATGAACATGAGAGAGCCTGTAGCTGGAACAGTTCCAAGGAATAAAGGAGGCTATTTGCCTTATCGTTATAAAGCATTTGAAGTGGAGATCGCTGGTGAGAATGTTACCAACCCGGTTGAACTGACGGATGAAGTTCTGAAGGACGGAGAAAGATTATTTATTCAGTATTGTTCCCCATGTCATGGCAAAAAAGGTCAGGGCGACGGAAAAGTCGGAGAAATTATCGGTGGTGTTGCTAACCTAACAGGTGGTGCATATATCAATTTGTCAGAAGGACATATTTTCCATGTGATCACAAAGGGTAAAGGAAGAATGGGATCGCACGCATCTCAGATTTCTCCTGAGAGAAGATGGGAAATTGTACACTATGTTAAACAAGTAATTCAGAAGCAATAA
- a CDS encoding cytochrome c oxidase subunit II: MYGFLIGVGVLLLLSIIWMVYRIQTLVSVVKGSDKKIATGSNKVNAILFVLFLVGTGILMFWYSIKEFDNYELPVASEHGVVTDSLFWITMAVTGVVFLITHVLLFIFPYKYQYKEDRKATFYPDNNKLEIIWTAVPGVVLAGLVISGWMAWSDITAPAPENAHVIEIMGSQFQWDVRYPGKDNVLGDYDYRLITATNGHGVDFTDKNAVDDFPSPVVVIPKGEPVLFKIRARDVLHSVFAPHMRLKMDAVPGMPSRFWFVPTKTTAEMREETGNPEFQYEIACTEICGRGHFSMRKIIEVVEPAEYQKWFAEQQTFIQMDPALAEGYQPEVKEVAEVQLSEGN, encoded by the coding sequence ATGTACGGATTTCTTATTGGAGTAGGAGTTCTTTTGTTACTATCCATTATTTGGATGGTTTATAGAATTCAAACCTTGGTTTCTGTAGTAAAAGGATCTGACAAAAAGATCGCTACAGGTAGCAATAAGGTAAATGCTATTTTGTTTGTATTATTTCTTGTAGGAACTGGAATCTTGATGTTCTGGTATTCTATCAAAGAATTTGATAACTATGAATTACCAGTAGCCTCAGAACATGGGGTGGTGACGGACAGTCTTTTCTGGATTACCATGGCCGTAACTGGTGTGGTATTTCTAATCACTCATGTTTTGTTGTTTATCTTCCCTTATAAATACCAATATAAAGAAGATAGAAAAGCGACTTTTTATCCGGACAACAATAAGCTTGAGATCATTTGGACCGCAGTTCCAGGTGTTGTTTTAGCGGGATTGGTTATTTCTGGCTGGATGGCTTGGTCTGATATTACTGCTCCTGCTCCTGAAAATGCTCATGTGATTGAAATCATGGGGTCTCAGTTTCAGTGGGATGTAAGATACCCTGGTAAAGATAATGTCTTAGGAGATTATGATTACCGATTGATTACCGCTACCAATGGTCATGGAGTAGATTTTACTGATAAGAATGCAGTAGATGATTTCCCATCTCCGGTAGTAGTTATCCCTAAAGGTGAGCCAGTTTTATTCAAGATTAGAGCAAGAGATGTATTGCACTCTGTTTTCGCTCCTCATATGAGATTGAAAATGGATGCGGTTCCAGGTATGCCATCTAGATTCTGGTTTGTTCCTACAAAAACTACCGCAGAAATGCGTGAAGAAACAGGAAATCCTGAATTCCAATACGAGATCGCCTGTACAGAAATCTGTGGTCGTGGTCACTTCTCCATGAGAAAAATCATCGAAGTAGTAGAGCCTGCTGAATACCAGAAATGGTTTGCAGAGCAACAGACTTTCATTCAAATGGACCCTGCATTGGCAGAAGGATATCAACCTGAAGTGAAAGAGGTAGCAGAAGTTCAATTAAGCGAAGGAAATTAA
- a CDS encoding cytochrome c oxidase subunit I — MSTASITNHDTDAHDHHDHEHHGNFVTTYLFTTDHKMIGKQFLVTGIFWALIGGFLSILFRLQLGFPDMSLEFLRPLLGGWLDDAGKLDPNFYLALVTMHGTIMVFFVLTAGLSGTFSNFLIPLQIGARDMASGFMNMLSYWFFFASGVIMFISLFIPTGPAGGGWVVYPPLSALEQAIPGSGLGMTLWLVAMTLFIASSLLGGINYISTVINLRTKGMSFSRLPLTIWAFFLTAVIGLLSFPVLVAAALLLVFDRSFGTSFYLSDIYINGEALPNTGGSPVLYQHLFWFLGHPEVYIVLLPALGITSEVIATNSRKPIFGYKAMIISMLGITILAFIVWAHHMFVSGMNPFLGSIFMFLTLIIAVPSAVKVFNYLTTLWKGNLIFTPAMLFSIGLVSFFISGGLTGIFLGNSAIDIQLHDTYFVVAHFHLVMGSASFFGMIAGIYHWFPKMFGKMMDAKLGYIHFWLTFVGVYMVFFPMHYIGIAGFPRRYYSWTNFEFANMYTDLNMFVSVAAIITFGAQFIFLFNFFYSMFKGRKASLNPWRSNTLEWTTPLHPGHGNWPGEIPAVYRWPYDYSKPGAEEDFIPQTVPLSATPESNLPHEQEQVKLEMEIMKDEEEVLVANESKH, encoded by the coding sequence ATGTCAACAGCATCTATCACCAATCATGATACAGACGCTCACGATCATCACGATCACGAGCATCATGGTAATTTTGTGACAACATATTTATTTACTACTGATCATAAAATGATTGGTAAGCAGTTCTTGGTAACTGGTATTTTCTGGGCTTTGATTGGAGGTTTCCTTTCTATCTTGTTCAGATTACAACTTGGTTTCCCTGACATGAGTTTAGAATTCCTTCGACCTCTTTTGGGCGGATGGTTAGACGATGCAGGTAAATTGGACCCTAACTTTTACCTGGCTTTAGTGACAATGCACGGTACCATTATGGTATTCTTTGTATTGACAGCAGGTCTTAGTGGAACGTTCTCCAATTTCTTGATTCCATTACAAATTGGTGCCCGAGATATGGCATCTGGATTTATGAACATGTTGTCCTACTGGTTCTTCTTTGCATCCGGTGTGATCATGTTTATCTCTCTATTTATACCAACTGGTCCAGCCGGTGGTGGATGGGTAGTGTACCCACCTCTTTCTGCTCTTGAGCAAGCAATTCCTGGTTCAGGTTTAGGTATGACCCTTTGGTTAGTTGCGATGACTTTGTTTATTGCTTCTTCCTTACTTGGTGGAATTAACTATATCTCTACCGTTATCAATTTAAGAACGAAAGGGATGTCTTTCTCTAGACTTCCATTGACCATTTGGGCGTTTTTCTTAACAGCTGTAATCGGTTTGCTTTCTTTCCCAGTATTGGTAGCTGCTGCATTACTTCTTGTATTTGATAGAAGCTTTGGTACATCCTTTTATTTATCTGATATCTATATCAATGGAGAGGCTCTTCCAAACACTGGAGGTAGCCCAGTACTATACCAACACTTATTCTGGTTCTTGGGTCACCCTGAAGTATATATCGTACTTCTTCCAGCACTAGGTATTACTTCTGAAGTTATTGCTACCAATTCCAGAAAACCAATTTTTGGATATAAGGCGATGATTATTTCAATGTTGGGAATTACGATTTTGGCATTTATTGTATGGGCTCACCATATGTTTGTGTCTGGTATGAATCCTTTCCTTGGATCAATCTTCATGTTCTTAACATTGATTATTGCAGTTCCATCAGCGGTGAAAGTATTTAACTACTTGACCACTTTGTGGAAAGGTAACTTGATCTTCACACCTGCGATGTTGTTCTCCATTGGTTTGGTTTCCTTCTTTATCTCTGGTGGTTTGACAGGTATTTTCCTTGGTAACTCTGCTATTGATATTCAGCTTCACGATACGTATTTCGTAGTAGCTCACTTCCACTTGGTGATGGGGTCAGCTTCTTTCTTCGGAATGATTGCTGGTATCTACCACTGGTTCCCAAAAATGTTCGGAAAAATGATGGACGCCAAGTTAGGCTACATTCACTTCTGGTTAACATTCGTTGGGGTTTATATGGTATTCTTCCCAATGCACTACATTGGAATCGCAGGTTTCCCAAGAAGATATTACTCTTGGACAAACTTTGAATTTGCGAATATGTATACTGATTTGAACATGTTTGTTTCTGTTGCTGCCATTATCACATTTGGAGCTCAGTTTATCTTCTTGTTCAACTTCTTCTACAGCATGTTCAAAGGGCGTAAAGCTAGCTTGAACCCATGGAGATCTAATACATTGGAATGGACTACTCCATTGCATCCTGGACACGGTAACTGGCCTGGAGAAATCCCTGCAGTTTACAGATGGCCTTACGATTATTCTAAGCCTGGAGCTGAAGAAGATTTTATTCCTCAGACTGTACCTCTTTCCGCTACCCCAGAATCCAACTTGCCTCATGAGCAAGAGCAGGTTAAGCTTGAAATGGAAATCATGAAGGATGAGGAAGAGGTTTTGGTTGCAAATGAGTCAAAGCACTGA
- a CDS encoding COX15/CtaA family protein, whose amino-acid sequence MSQSTENKISSFRKISFLTVIAVYFLILVGGIVRSTGSGMGCPDWPKCFGSVVPPTSVDQLPENYQEIYLQKRIAKNNRFVATLEKLGFDEMADAIANDKSILIEEEFNPVKTWIEYLNRLVGVIIGFFIILTVWKSFPLWKLDRWIPILAIGSLVLVLFQGWIGSLVVSTNLLHWMITFHMMLAILQVGVMIYLYHRSGRLRSKRGVSMDVPSKIEWVLILALILMLVQVVLGTQVREEIDQISFALGNMLRGQWIEKIGLPFLIHRSFSLLLLGVHVLYFFWAFKYTLRKSTINYWSQLLMVLVIVEIATGMGMAYFAIPAFLQPIHLLIGILILGVQYLLILQLREQKQFRLNAN is encoded by the coding sequence ATGAGTCAAAGCACTGAAAATAAAATAAGCAGCTTTCGCAAGATTAGTTTTCTAACTGTGATAGCTGTTTATTTCCTGATTTTGGTAGGAGGGATAGTCAGATCTACAGGATCTGGAATGGGCTGTCCCGATTGGCCAAAATGTTTTGGAAGTGTAGTCCCACCAACAAGTGTTGACCAACTTCCGGAAAATTATCAGGAAATATATCTCCAAAAGAGAATTGCCAAAAACAATCGGTTTGTGGCTACCCTTGAAAAACTTGGATTCGATGAAATGGCTGATGCCATTGCCAACGATAAATCCATTCTGATAGAAGAAGAATTTAATCCGGTTAAGACCTGGATTGAATATCTAAACAGACTAGTGGGAGTAATTATAGGTTTCTTTATCATACTGACAGTATGGAAATCATTCCCATTATGGAAGCTGGATCGCTGGATTCCAATACTTGCTATTGGCTCCTTAGTTTTAGTGCTGTTTCAGGGATGGATAGGTTCTCTAGTCGTTTCTACCAATTTACTTCATTGGATGATTACATTTCATATGATGTTAGCCATACTTCAGGTAGGCGTCATGATATACTTGTATCACCGGTCGGGAAGGTTGAGGAGCAAAAGAGGAGTTAGTATGGATGTTCCATCAAAAATTGAATGGGTACTTATCCTTGCGCTTATCTTAATGTTGGTTCAAGTAGTTTTGGGAACACAAGTGAGAGAAGAAATTGACCAAATTTCTTTTGCTTTAGGTAATATGTTGAGAGGTCAATGGATAGAAAAGATTGGATTACCATTCCTTATTCATCGATCATTCTCATTACTTCTATTAGGAGTTCATGTGTTGTATTTCTTCTGGGCATTTAAGTATACGCTAAGAAAATCTACAATTAATTATTGGTCCCAGTTGCTGATGGTATTGGTGATTGTTGAAATCGCCACCGGAATGGGAATGGCATATTTTGCAATTCCAGCCTTCCTTCAGCCGATTCACTTGTTGATAGGGATCTTAATATTAGGAGTTCAATATTTATTGATCTTACAATTGCGAGAGCAAAAACAATTTCGATTAAACGCAAATTGA
- the cyoE gene encoding heme o synthase, whose translation MRTVGVTDHSIYHLVQTRLKAYSELLKFRLSALVTFSAVFGFILGDTGTSFGWTSFLGLALGGFLISGASGAANEIMERDLDKLMKRTENRPLPLQIISLSEAYWFTFLIGFIGIGLLWIFTNPLTTWLGVLSMVLYVFAYTPLKRVGPIAVFVGAIPGAMPPLLGWTAATGAISYEALIIFGIQFIWQFPHFWAIAWVSDEDYKRAGFKLLPSGGGKDLNTAIQIMIYTLFLLPLGLLPSYFGLTGLNSGIVATICGALFLAQTFSLMRDCSRKSALKIMFGSFLYLPIVQIAYLLDKLPQ comes from the coding sequence ATGAGGACAGTCGGCGTAACTGACCATAGTATATATCACTTGGTTCAAACCAGATTAAAAGCCTATTCAGAATTATTAAAATTCAGATTATCGGCTTTGGTTACATTTTCTGCTGTATTCGGATTTATCTTAGGGGATACGGGTACTTCTTTTGGCTGGACTAGTTTTCTAGGATTGGCTTTAGGTGGTTTTCTTATCAGTGGAGCTTCTGGTGCCGCCAATGAAATCATGGAGCGGGACTTGGATAAATTGATGAAAAGAACAGAAAACCGTCCGCTTCCTTTACAGATTATTTCTCTGTCAGAGGCTTACTGGTTTACTTTCTTGATTGGATTTATTGGGATAGGTTTACTATGGATTTTCACTAATCCATTGACCACTTGGCTTGGAGTATTGAGTATGGTGCTTTATGTATTTGCTTATACACCGCTTAAAAGAGTAGGACCTATTGCAGTATTTGTAGGAGCGATTCCAGGTGCCATGCCTCCTTTATTGGGATGGACAGCTGCTACAGGAGCCATTTCCTATGAAGCCCTAATCATATTCGGGATTCAATTTATTTGGCAATTTCCTCATTTCTGGGCTATCGCCTGGGTAAGTGATGAAGATTATAAAAGAGCTGGTTTTAAATTACTTCCTAGTGGAGGAGGTAAAGATTTAAACACAGCTATTCAAATAATGATTTATACCTTATTCCTTCTTCCTTTAGGTTTACTACCTAGCTATTTTGGGTTGACAGGATTGAATTCTGGTATTGTAGCTACCATTTGCGGAGCTTTATTTCTTGCTCAAACATTCTCCTTGATGAGAGACTGTTCAAGAAAATCTGCTCTTAAAATCATGTTTGGTTCGTTTTTATACTTGCCAATTGTTCAGATAGCTTACCTGCTTGATAAATTACCACAATAA
- a CDS encoding cytochrome c oxidase subunit 3 → MEKELKYVDLVEQPISMHPKKFALWLFMVSVVMIFAAMTSAYIVRQSEGNWLEYDLPQIFWLTSGIVVLSSLFLQYGYSSAKKDNIAGLKIGLTGAVILGIAFLIGQWYSWVALVDEEVFFVGNPAGSFLYVFTGLHALHLISGVIFLIIVLISSFKYKIHSKAMVRMEMATTYWHFLGGLWLYLFMFLLLNH, encoded by the coding sequence ATGGAAAAGGAACTCAAGTATGTAGATTTAGTGGAGCAACCAATCTCCATGCACCCAAAGAAGTTTGCTTTATGGCTTTTTATGGTGAGTGTGGTGATGATATTTGCAGCGATGACTTCTGCCTATATTGTAAGGCAATCAGAAGGCAATTGGCTTGAATATGATTTACCACAAATCTTCTGGTTAACTTCTGGAATCGTGGTTCTGAGTAGTTTATTCCTACAATATGGATATTCGTCTGCTAAGAAAGATAATATAGCGGGCTTAAAAATAGGATTAACTGGAGCTGTCATTTTGGGTATAGCCTTCCTTATTGGCCAGTGGTACTCTTGGGTAGCATTAGTCGATGAAGAGGTTTTCTTTGTGGGAAATCCTGCTGGATCTTTTCTGTATGTCTTTACAGGATTACATGCCCTACATTTAATCAGTGGTGTGATATTTCTGATTATTGTATTAATTTCGAGTTTCAAATATAAGATACATTCAAAAGCCATGGTGAGAATGGAAATGGCCACAACTTATTGGCATTTTCTCGGTGGGCTTTGGCTTTATCTCTTTATGTTTTTGCTTTTAAATCATTAA
- a CDS encoding cytochrome c oxidase subunit 3: MSAHSTAIGVSSKRGIWGGGNEPLKASYGKLMMWFFLLSDIFTFAAFLITYLSIRVSYPAYAGPATDFVGSNEYWPIPELVFDAIPFVHGVHAPLVFVGIMTFILISSSVTMVLAVEAGHRNDRKDVVKWLLWTIVGGATFLGCQAWEWNHFIHGTDGGTTLTYINSMNNLVTELVHGANLNVNEYGPAAFAQLFFFITGFHGFHVTIGVFLLFLCFYQAAVGIYDQRGHYEMVEKIGLYWHFVDLVWVFVFTLFYLI, from the coding sequence ATGTCTGCGCATTCTACTGCTATTGGAGTAAGCTCAAAAAGGGGCATTTGGGGAGGTGGAAATGAACCTCTGAAGGCCAGCTATGGAAAACTGATGATGTGGTTTTTCCTGCTCTCCGACATTTTCACTTTTGCTGCGTTTCTGATTACTTACCTTTCGATCAGAGTTAGTTATCCTGCTTATGCTGGACCTGCTACTGACTTTGTTGGGTCAAATGAATATTGGCCAATACCAGAATTGGTATTTGATGCTATCCCATTTGTGCATGGCGTTCATGCTCCTTTGGTGTTTGTTGGTATCATGACGTTTATTTTGATTTCCTCTTCTGTAACCATGGTATTGGCTGTGGAAGCGGGACATAGAAATGACCGTAAGGATGTAGTGAAATGGTTGCTTTGGACGATTGTTGGTGGTGCTACTTTCTTAGGCTGTCAGGCTTGGGAATGGAATCACTTTATCCATGGAACAGACGGAGGTACTACATTGACCTACATTAACTCCATGAATAATTTGGTTACTGAACTTGTACATGGAGCCAATCTTAATGTCAATGAGTATGGACCTGCAGCATTTGCTCAGTTGTTTTTCTTCATTACTGGATTCCATGGTTTTCACGTAACGATTGGTGTCTTCCTTTTATTCCTTTGTTTCTATCAGGCAGCTGTAGGGATTTACGATCAAAGAGGTCATTATGAAATGGTAGAGAAAATCGGTCTTTACTGGCACTTTGTAGACCTTGTATGGGTGTTCGTATTTACCTTGTTCTATCTTATCTAA
- a CDS encoding cytochrome C oxidase subunit IV family protein, producing MEIQQNKSTLEVHPRNDEKIKKIWKTAGILLAITVAEFIMAFTMDRGLLLYFLFIALTIWKARYIMLDFMHLGDEVKPLFYSIIVPLIFLVWLLIALAKEGSDIFMLRW from the coding sequence ATGGAAATTCAACAAAATAAATCCACGCTAGAAGTTCATCCACGTAACGATGAAAAAATTAAAAAAATCTGGAAAACAGCCGGAATTCTTTTAGCAATTACTGTAGCGGAATTTATCATGGCATTTACCATGGATAGAGGTTTGCTTTTATATTTCCTTTTCATCGCCTTGACGATTTGGAAAGCTAGATATATCATGCTTGACTTTATGCACTTGGGAGATGAAGTAAAACCATTATTCTATTCCATCATTGTACCTTTGATTTTCTTAGTATGGTTGTTAATCGCTTTAGCTAAGGAAGGATCAGATATCTTTATGCTGCGCTGGTAA
- a CDS encoding SCO family protein, translated as MRGLRLLQGLVLVCILLIPLLIFLFLRGFGENNYEIPVYYENGTNNPFKECPIGDSTQHYIPEFTFTNQEGNPVGKEQMEGKITIVDFFFTSCPSICPIMSQEMERVNDIFRDNPNVRILSISIDPEYDTPEILQEYADKHHADAGKWDFLTGDKLETYRLAKCGFILPTLDGNGIPDDFVHSDKFTLIDEQGRIRGYYSGTDRESVDLLILETKILLHGNE; from the coding sequence ATGAGAGGACTTAGATTATTACAGGGATTGGTTTTGGTATGTATTCTTTTGATACCATTATTGATCTTTTTGTTTTTAAGAGGTTTTGGTGAGAATAACTATGAGATCCCCGTTTATTATGAGAACGGGACCAATAACCCTTTTAAAGAGTGTCCTATTGGAGATTCAACCCAGCATTACATTCCTGAATTTACTTTTACCAATCAAGAAGGAAATCCAGTGGGCAAGGAACAAATGGAAGGAAAGATTACAATTGTAGACTTTTTCTTTACCTCCTGCCCAAGTATTTGCCCCATCATGTCACAAGAAATGGAGCGAGTGAATGATATTTTTAGAGATAACCCAAACGTAAGGATACTTTCTATAAGCATAGATCCGGAATACGATACACCGGAAATTTTACAGGAATATGCCGACAAACATCATGCGGATGCAGGAAAGTGGGATTTTCTTACTGGTGATAAATTAGAGACCTACAGATTAGCTAAATGTGGATTTATACTTCCCACTTTAGATGGAAATGGAATTCCCGATGATTTTGTTCATAGCGATAAGTTTACTTTGATAGATGAACAAGGAAGAATTCGCGGGTATTATAGTGGTACGGACCGTGAGTCTGTAGACTTGTTAATATTAGAAACTAAAATATTGTTGCATGGAAACGAGTAA
- a CDS encoding DUF420 domain-containing protein yields METSKTTLMQNERKVKNWIIAISVIIPVAVAVLLFMPAKVDVGSDWVYFLPHLNAVINSAATIALIFGLVFIKKKNIPFHKASMTVAFVLGAIFLVSYVIYHGAAESTSFGGEGWIRPVYYGLLISHILFAAIALFPILFAYYYGYTDQREKHRKLVKFAYPIWLYVTITGVVVYLMISPYYIH; encoded by the coding sequence ATGGAAACGAGTAAAACAACTCTGATGCAAAATGAAAGGAAGGTAAAGAACTGGATAATCGCTATTTCAGTAATTATTCCTGTAGCTGTTGCAGTTCTTTTGTTTATGCCTGCAAAAGTAGATGTGGGTAGTGATTGGGTTTATTTTCTACCTCATTTAAATGCTGTAATTAATAGCGCTGCCACGATTGCATTGATTTTCGGATTAGTTTTTATCAAGAAAAAAAACATCCCTTTTCATAAAGCCTCCATGACGGTTGCTTTTGTGCTAGGGGCGATTTTCTTAGTGTCCTATGTGATTTATCATGGAGCTGCAGAAAGCACCAGCTTTGGAGGAGAAGGGTGGATCAGGCCTGTTTATTATGGTCTTTTAATCAGCCATATCTTATTTGCTGCAATCGCATTGTTCCCGATCTTATTTGCTTATTATTATGGGTATACAGATCAGCGGGAAAAACACAGAAAATTGGTTAAATTTGCCTATCCTATCTGGTTATACGTGACGATTACGGGAGTAGTGGTTTACCTGATGATCAGTCCTTATTATATTCATTAA